The following coding sequences lie in one Arachis hypogaea cultivar Tifrunner chromosome 4, arahy.Tifrunner.gnm2.J5K5, whole genome shotgun sequence genomic window:
- the LOC112795580 gene encoding protein BREAST CANCER SUSCEPTIBILITY 2 homolog B isoform X1 — protein MSTPQRFSDARNDSSNASPSIPDFPLQGCSNRSEEAAMFRTAMGTPVRVGQSSIAKALSLLGNDADANGVVPQGEENETDDSCSFSNSLFTTGSGKGVNISSSGMDRAKSLLGLEQHTVGGNFQSPDYTRKSHVIDEAREMQHLSRLQQHEVVNSSKTMDRALSQSPSVDSSHASKNDFKLKVVQPDCYTPLVKEAPIKFHTAGGRSVSVSSGALQRARSLLGNPDLGDFISGGDAGDLILSFPNEAQGNTPSSCLTSDCNTPSVHRITSQGNYTAQSFAYPSCSSVKKEYSTKFLREGTGNNLIMKFDAVVNESEYSTKLSNCEQEPTNSHSLPNGLSSKVNPLGMSSRKPLAVISCNNNILNTSRQPAASDKRRLGSRVAVSPFKRPRISKISVPYDQDVGVSVPKLSELSSEVSGCNRRVSTRYPFRHQRMQVKEFFGVPTFRQKHFHNQVRQVTSFNAEKYMFHDGSTQNSMGAEDFVHLLAQHGASTHFASNDWVKNHYKWIVWKLACYERCCSARPVKFLTVSNVLEELKYRYEREVNHAHRSTIKRILEGDAPPSSMMILCISSIHSDHFTESGNFVEKQTMDQSSEVVKVELTDGWYSVNAVLDVPLSRQLAAGRLFVGQKLRIWGARLCGWDGPASPLEVSSSAVSLLLNINGTCRVHWAERLGFCKAAGPPLAFRCIKSNGGLIPQTLAGITRIYPIVYKERLSNGQSVVRSERMENKVMEVYNQRRSAVVESIISEYQKERSGLHTYDDGDSEGARIHNMLETAEEPEFLMADMSPEQLKCFSAYKAKLNAITQSEQEKSTDKALKDAGLSQRDVTPLMRIRVVGLTYKVRQHKRIEGIVTIWNPTEKQCQELVEGESYAISGLTPISGSDLDILRLQTRGSSTKWLPLSSNTKQQFKPFFISRISASLLSFSCISLSSEFDIAAYVVHVGNTYVSNQQKKQWVFVTDASAGNGFRTDNCSNSLLAICFCSPLTDFDSYPPINYNLAGSTVGFCNLIKKERDDKNHILVAEATENSTYYLSFDSPQCSHLRNSASEIKRWANNSSLTIEKLKQKVLLIVGDSRS, from the exons ATGTCGACACCGCAGCGATTCTCCGATGCCAGAAATGATTCTTCCAATGCTTCACCTTCAATCCCCGATTTTCCTCTCCAAG GCTGCTCAAATCGCAGTGAAGAGGCTGCAATGTTTCGCACTGCTATGGGAACGCCCGTTCGAGTAGGTCAATCTTCCATCGCAAAAGCTTTATCTCTCCTCGGAAACGATGCTGATGCTAACGGCGTCGTTCCACAAG GGGAGGAGAATGAAACAGATGATAGTTGCAGCTTCTCAAATTCTCTGTTCACAACAGGTTCCGGAAAAGGAGTTAATATATCTTCTAGTGGTATGGATAGAGCAAAGTCATTACTGGGATTGGAACAACACACCGTTGGTGGTAACTTCCAAAGCCCCGACTATACAAGAAAATCACATGTCATTGATGAAGCACGTGAGATGCAacacttatctcgtttacagcaACATGAAGTTGTTAACAGTTCTAAGACAATGGATCGTGCATTGTCTCAAAGCCCTTCAGTTGATAGTAGTCATGCAtcgaagaatgattttaaattaaaagtagtTCAACCAGATTGCTATACTCCTCTGGTTAAAGAAGCTCCAATCAAATTCCACACTGCAGGGGGAAGATCTGTATCTGTATCTTCTGGTGCGCTACAACGTGCAAGGAGCCTTCTTGGTAATCCAGACCTGGGAGATTTCATTAGTGGAGGAGATGCTGGTGACTTAATTTTATCATTTCCAAATGAGGCACAAGGTAACACGCCTTCATCTTGTCTTACAAGTGATTGCAATACTCCATCGGTCCATCGAATAACATCACAGGGAAATTATACGGCACAAAGTTTTGCGTATCCCTCGTGTTCTTCTGTGAAAAAAGAATATTCCACCAAGTTTCTTCGTGAAGGTACTGGAAATAACTTAATCATGAAATTTGATGCTGTTGTGAACGAAAGTGAATATAGCACAAAACTTAGCAACTGTGAACAAGAACCAACTAACAGTCATTCTTTGCCAAATGGCTTATCTTCAAAAGTAAATCCACTTGGAATGTCATCAAGAAAGCCACTAGCTGTTATTTCCTGTAACAATAACATACTGAATACAAGCAGACAGCCTGCTGCTAGTGATAAAAGGAGACTAGGATCACGAGTAGCTGTTTCTCCCTTCAAACGGCCTCGTATTTCCAAAATTTCTGTTCCTTATGATCAGGATGTTGGAGTTTCTGTTCCAAAATTGTCTGAATTATCTTCTGAAGTTTCTGGATGTAACAGAAGGGTTTCTACCCGATACCCATTTCGGCATCAAAGGATGCAGGTCAAGGAATTCTTTGGAGTGCCTACATTCAGGCAGAAG CATTTTCATAACCAGGTTAGGCAGGTGACATCATTCAATGCCGAAAAGTACATGTTCCATGATGGATCTACTCAAAATAGTATGGGAGCAGAGGATTTTGTCCATCTATTGGCTCAGCATGGGGCTTCCACGCATTTTGCTTCTAATGA TTGGGTGAAGAATCATTACAAGTGGATTGTATGGAAACTTGCATGCTACGAGAGATGCTGTTCTGCAAGACCTGTAAAATTTTTGACAGTATCAAATGTGCTTGAGGAACTTAAGTACAG ATATGAAAGAGAAGTCAATCATGCACACCGATCTACAATCAAGAGAATCCTTGAAGGGGATGCACCGCCATCTTCAATGATGATTTTGTGCATTTCTAGCATTCACTCTGATCACTTTACAGAAAGTGGGAATTTTGTTGAGAAACAAACTATGGACCAGAGCAGTGAAGTAGTAAAAGTTGAACTGACTGATGGATG GTATTCTGTGAATGCCGTTTTAGATGTTCCATTGTCAAGGCAACTTGCTGCTGGGAGATTGTTTGTGGGACAGAAACTTCGG ATCTGGGGAGCAAGATTATGTGGCTGGGATGGGCCAGCTTCGCCGCTTGAG GTTTCATCATCAGCAGTTAGTTTATTGTTGAACATTAATGGAACATGTAGAGTTCATTGGGCTGAACGATTAGGATTTT GTAAGGCGGCTGGTCCACCTTTGGCTTTCAGATGTATAAAAAGCAATGGCGGTTTAATCCCTCAAACTTTGGCAGGAATCACCCGCATATATCCTATTGTTTATAAGGAAAG GTTGAGCAATGGGCAGTCTGTTGTTAGGTCAGAGAGGATGGAGAATAAAGTGATGGAGGTGTACAACCAGAG ACGTTCTGCTGTTGTGGAAAGCATCATCTCAGAGTATCAAAAGGAAAGAAGCGGTCTGCATACTTATGATGACGGTGATTCAGAAGGGGCCAGGATTCATAACATGCTGGAGACTGCTGAAGAACCTGAATTCCTAATGGCAGATATGAGTCCAGAGCAGCTTAAATGTTTCTCTGCTTATAAGGCCAAATTAAAT GCAATCACACAGTCGGAGCAGGAAAAATCAACTGATAAAGCTCTGAAAGATGCTGGCCTGAGTCAAAGAGATGTCACACCATTGATGCGGATACGGGTGGTTGGATTAACTTATAAAGTTCGCCAACACAAGCGTATAGAAGGCATAGTAACAATCTGGAATCCTACAGAGAAGCAG TGTCAAGAACTGGTTGAGGGAGAATCATATGCAATTTCAGGACTTACACCAATTTCAGGATCTGATTTAGATATCCTTCGCTTGCAGACTAGAGGATCTTCCACCAAGTGGTTGCCTCTATCTTCTAACACAAAGCAACAGTTTAA GCCATTTTTCATTTCTCGAATATCAGCCTCATTGTTGAGTTTTAGTTGCATCTCACTTTCGAG TGAGTTCGATATCGCTGCATATGTTGTGCATGTGGGAAACACGTATGTGTCAAATCAACAGAAAAAACAATGGGTTTTTGTGACTGATGCATCCGCCGGGAATGGTTTTCGAACAGACAACTGCTCCAACTCTTTACTTGCCATTTGCTTTTGCTCTCCCTTAACTGATTTTGATTCATATCCACCTATCAATTACAACCTTGCTGGATCCACG GTTGGTTTCTGTAATCttattaaaaaagaaagggaTGACAAAAATCATATCTTGGTTGCTGAAGCTACTGAAAATTCAACCTATTATCTGAGTTTTGATTCTCCACAATGTTCCCACCTCAGAAATTCTGCCAGTGAAATCAAAAGATGGGCAAACAACTCTAGCTTG ACAATAGAGAAGCTTAAGCAAAAGGTGCTACTTATTGTTGGTGATTCTAGAAGCTAG
- the LOC112795580 gene encoding protein BREAST CANCER SUSCEPTIBILITY 2 homolog B isoform X2 produces MSTPQRFSDARNDSSNASPSIPDFPLQGCSNRSEEAAMFRTAMGTPVRVGQSSIAKALSLLGNDADANGVVPQGEENETDDSCSFSNSLFTTGSGKGVNISSSGMDRAKSLLGLEQHTVGGNFQSPDYTRKSHVIDEAREMQHLSRLQQHEVVNSSKTMDRALSQSPSVDSSHASKNDFKLKVVQPDCYTPLVKEAPIKFHTAGGRSVSVSSGALQRARSLLGNPDLGDFISGGDAGDLILSFPNEAQGNTPSSCLTSDCNTPSVHRITSQGNYTAQSFAYPSCSSVKKEYSTKFLREGTGNNLIMKFDAVVNESEYSTKLSNCEQEPTNSHSLPNGLSSKVNPLGMSSRKPLAVISCNNNILNTSRQPAASDKRRLGSRVAVSPFKRPRISKISVPYDQDVGVSVPKLSELSSEVSGCNRRVSTRYPFRHQRMQVKEFFGVPTFRQKHFHNQVRQVTSFNAEKYMFHDGSTQNSMGAEDFVHLLAQHGASTHFASNDWVKNHYKWIVWKLACYERCCSARPVKFLTVSNVLEELKYRYEREVNHAHRSTIKRILEGDAPPSSMMILCISSIHSDHFTESGNFVEKQTMDQSSEVVKVELTDGWYSVNAVLDVPLSRQLAAGRLFVGQKLRIWGARLCGWDGPASPLEVSSSAVSLLLNINGTCRVHWAERLGFCKAAGPPLAFRCIKSNGGLIPQTLAGITRIYPIVYKERLSNGQSVVRSERMENKVMEVYNQRRSAVVESIISEYQKERSGLHTYDDGDSEGARIHNMLETAEEPEFLMADMSPEQLKCFSAYKAKLNAITQSEQEKSTDKALKDAGLSQRDVTPLMRIRVVGLTYKVRQHKRIEGIVTIWNPTEKQTRGSSTKWLPLSSNTKQQFKPFFISRISASLLSFSCISLSSEFDIAAYVVHVGNTYVSNQQKKQWVFVTDASAGNGFRTDNCSNSLLAICFCSPLTDFDSYPPINYNLAGSTVGFCNLIKKERDDKNHILVAEATENSTYYLSFDSPQCSHLRNSASEIKRWANNSSLTIEKLKQKVLLIVGDSRS; encoded by the exons ATGTCGACACCGCAGCGATTCTCCGATGCCAGAAATGATTCTTCCAATGCTTCACCTTCAATCCCCGATTTTCCTCTCCAAG GCTGCTCAAATCGCAGTGAAGAGGCTGCAATGTTTCGCACTGCTATGGGAACGCCCGTTCGAGTAGGTCAATCTTCCATCGCAAAAGCTTTATCTCTCCTCGGAAACGATGCTGATGCTAACGGCGTCGTTCCACAAG GGGAGGAGAATGAAACAGATGATAGTTGCAGCTTCTCAAATTCTCTGTTCACAACAGGTTCCGGAAAAGGAGTTAATATATCTTCTAGTGGTATGGATAGAGCAAAGTCATTACTGGGATTGGAACAACACACCGTTGGTGGTAACTTCCAAAGCCCCGACTATACAAGAAAATCACATGTCATTGATGAAGCACGTGAGATGCAacacttatctcgtttacagcaACATGAAGTTGTTAACAGTTCTAAGACAATGGATCGTGCATTGTCTCAAAGCCCTTCAGTTGATAGTAGTCATGCAtcgaagaatgattttaaattaaaagtagtTCAACCAGATTGCTATACTCCTCTGGTTAAAGAAGCTCCAATCAAATTCCACACTGCAGGGGGAAGATCTGTATCTGTATCTTCTGGTGCGCTACAACGTGCAAGGAGCCTTCTTGGTAATCCAGACCTGGGAGATTTCATTAGTGGAGGAGATGCTGGTGACTTAATTTTATCATTTCCAAATGAGGCACAAGGTAACACGCCTTCATCTTGTCTTACAAGTGATTGCAATACTCCATCGGTCCATCGAATAACATCACAGGGAAATTATACGGCACAAAGTTTTGCGTATCCCTCGTGTTCTTCTGTGAAAAAAGAATATTCCACCAAGTTTCTTCGTGAAGGTACTGGAAATAACTTAATCATGAAATTTGATGCTGTTGTGAACGAAAGTGAATATAGCACAAAACTTAGCAACTGTGAACAAGAACCAACTAACAGTCATTCTTTGCCAAATGGCTTATCTTCAAAAGTAAATCCACTTGGAATGTCATCAAGAAAGCCACTAGCTGTTATTTCCTGTAACAATAACATACTGAATACAAGCAGACAGCCTGCTGCTAGTGATAAAAGGAGACTAGGATCACGAGTAGCTGTTTCTCCCTTCAAACGGCCTCGTATTTCCAAAATTTCTGTTCCTTATGATCAGGATGTTGGAGTTTCTGTTCCAAAATTGTCTGAATTATCTTCTGAAGTTTCTGGATGTAACAGAAGGGTTTCTACCCGATACCCATTTCGGCATCAAAGGATGCAGGTCAAGGAATTCTTTGGAGTGCCTACATTCAGGCAGAAG CATTTTCATAACCAGGTTAGGCAGGTGACATCATTCAATGCCGAAAAGTACATGTTCCATGATGGATCTACTCAAAATAGTATGGGAGCAGAGGATTTTGTCCATCTATTGGCTCAGCATGGGGCTTCCACGCATTTTGCTTCTAATGA TTGGGTGAAGAATCATTACAAGTGGATTGTATGGAAACTTGCATGCTACGAGAGATGCTGTTCTGCAAGACCTGTAAAATTTTTGACAGTATCAAATGTGCTTGAGGAACTTAAGTACAG ATATGAAAGAGAAGTCAATCATGCACACCGATCTACAATCAAGAGAATCCTTGAAGGGGATGCACCGCCATCTTCAATGATGATTTTGTGCATTTCTAGCATTCACTCTGATCACTTTACAGAAAGTGGGAATTTTGTTGAGAAACAAACTATGGACCAGAGCAGTGAAGTAGTAAAAGTTGAACTGACTGATGGATG GTATTCTGTGAATGCCGTTTTAGATGTTCCATTGTCAAGGCAACTTGCTGCTGGGAGATTGTTTGTGGGACAGAAACTTCGG ATCTGGGGAGCAAGATTATGTGGCTGGGATGGGCCAGCTTCGCCGCTTGAG GTTTCATCATCAGCAGTTAGTTTATTGTTGAACATTAATGGAACATGTAGAGTTCATTGGGCTGAACGATTAGGATTTT GTAAGGCGGCTGGTCCACCTTTGGCTTTCAGATGTATAAAAAGCAATGGCGGTTTAATCCCTCAAACTTTGGCAGGAATCACCCGCATATATCCTATTGTTTATAAGGAAAG GTTGAGCAATGGGCAGTCTGTTGTTAGGTCAGAGAGGATGGAGAATAAAGTGATGGAGGTGTACAACCAGAG ACGTTCTGCTGTTGTGGAAAGCATCATCTCAGAGTATCAAAAGGAAAGAAGCGGTCTGCATACTTATGATGACGGTGATTCAGAAGGGGCCAGGATTCATAACATGCTGGAGACTGCTGAAGAACCTGAATTCCTAATGGCAGATATGAGTCCAGAGCAGCTTAAATGTTTCTCTGCTTATAAGGCCAAATTAAAT GCAATCACACAGTCGGAGCAGGAAAAATCAACTGATAAAGCTCTGAAAGATGCTGGCCTGAGTCAAAGAGATGTCACACCATTGATGCGGATACGGGTGGTTGGATTAACTTATAAAGTTCGCCAACACAAGCGTATAGAAGGCATAGTAACAATCTGGAATCCTACAGAGAAGCAG ACTAGAGGATCTTCCACCAAGTGGTTGCCTCTATCTTCTAACACAAAGCAACAGTTTAA GCCATTTTTCATTTCTCGAATATCAGCCTCATTGTTGAGTTTTAGTTGCATCTCACTTTCGAG TGAGTTCGATATCGCTGCATATGTTGTGCATGTGGGAAACACGTATGTGTCAAATCAACAGAAAAAACAATGGGTTTTTGTGACTGATGCATCCGCCGGGAATGGTTTTCGAACAGACAACTGCTCCAACTCTTTACTTGCCATTTGCTTTTGCTCTCCCTTAACTGATTTTGATTCATATCCACCTATCAATTACAACCTTGCTGGATCCACG GTTGGTTTCTGTAATCttattaaaaaagaaagggaTGACAAAAATCATATCTTGGTTGCTGAAGCTACTGAAAATTCAACCTATTATCTGAGTTTTGATTCTCCACAATGTTCCCACCTCAGAAATTCTGCCAGTGAAATCAAAAGATGGGCAAACAACTCTAGCTTG ACAATAGAGAAGCTTAAGCAAAAGGTGCTACTTATTGTTGGTGATTCTAGAAGCTAG
- the LOC112795581 gene encoding methionine aminopeptidase 2B encodes MAEVISHPNTTLEEKEALEPENSGEGDGELPPSSQKEGEETKETSKKKKKKSKSKKKKEILQQSDPPSIPVLELFPSGDFPEGDIQQYKDDNLWRTTSEEKRELERLEKPIYNSVRRAAEVHRQVRKYIRSILKPGMLMTDLCETLENTVRKLISEDGLQAGIAFPTGCSLNWVAAHWTPNSGDKTVLQYDDVMKLDFGTHVDGYIVDCAFTVAFNPMFDPLLEASREATNTGIKEAGIDVRLCDIGAAIQEVMESYEVEINGKVYQVKSIRNLNGHSIGRYQIHAGKSVPIVKGGEQTKMEEGEFFAIETFGSTGKGYVREDLECSHYMKNFDVGHIPLRLPRAKQLLATINKNFSTLAFCRRYLDRLGETKYLMALKNLCDAGIVQPYPPLCDVKGSYVSQFEHTILLRPTCKEVISKGDDY; translated from the exons ATGGCGGAGGTAATTTCTCATCCAAACACTACACTCGAGGAAAAAGAAGCTTTAGAACCTGAAAATAGTGGAGAAGGGGATGGTGAGCTTCCTCCATCATCAcaaaaagagggagaagaaacAAAAG AAACttcgaagaaaaaaaagaagaaatccaAAAGCAA GAAAAAGAAAGAGATCCTTCAGCAGTCTGATCCGCCATCAATTCCTGTTCTTGAACTTTTCCCATCTGGAGATTTTCCTGAAGGTGATATTCAGCAGTACAAAGACGA TAACCTATGGAGAACTACATCAGAGGAGAAGAGAGAGCTGGAGCGCCTTGAGAAACCAATCTATAATTCGGTTCGTCGAGCAGCAGAAGTTCATCGTCAG GTTCGCAAATATATAAGAAGCATTTTAAAGCCTGGAATGCTGATGACTGACTTGTGTGAAACATTGGAGAATACTGTTCGGAAGCTAATATCAGAGGATGGCCTGCAAGCAGGCATTGCATTCCCCACAGGATGCTCTTTGAATTG GGTTGCAGCTCATTGGACCCCAAATTCAGGAGACAAGACTGTGCTTCAGTATGATGATGTAATGAAGTTGGATTTTGGCACCCATGTAGACG GATATATTGTTGATTGTGCTTTTACCGTGGCATTCAACCCAATGTTTGACCCTCTGCTTGAAGCCTCACGTGAAGCAACCAATACTGGTATTAAG GAAGCTGGAATTGATGTGCGCCTTTGTGATATTGGTGCTGCAATTCAAGAGGTCATGGAGTCCTACGAGGTTGAGATTAATGGGAAGGTGTATCAAG TTAAGAGTATACGGAATCTGAATGGACATAGCATAGGACGCTACCAAATACATGCAGGAAAATCTGTTCCCATAGTGAAAGGAGGAGAGCAGACTAAAATGGAAGAGGGTGAATTTTTCGCTATTGAAACCTTTGGATCTACAG GAAAAGGATATGTGCGCGAAGACCTGGAGTGCAGCCACTACATGAAAAATTTTGACGTTGGTCATATACCTCTTAGGTTGCCTAGGGCTAAGCAATTATTGGCCACTATTAACAAAAACTTCTCTACTTTAGCCTTTTGTAGAAGGTATTTAGATCGCCTTGGGGAGACTAAATACTTAATGGCGTTGAAGAACCTGTGTGACGCTGGCATTGTTCAG CCCTACCCCCCTCTATGTGATGTGAAAGGAAGCTATGTATCACAGTTTGAACATACAATCCTTCTCCGTCCAACATGCAAAGAAGTTATATCTAAGGGCGATGACTACTGA
- the LOC112795582 gene encoding beta-carotene isomerase D27, chloroplastic — MVVLSFQVVLPTPSPQQQHRRTVRNGNGGNRNNVTWCGIAEPSGEPAPLGQKTRYNDSVLEKAFMTLFARKMEKFAEPVKEKKKKEEKEKKGLWDWGYDYESFVNVSKRVMERRSRAQQQEVVREVLLSMLPPGAPAQFRKLFPPTKWAAEFNAALTVPFFHWLVGPSEVVEVEVNGVKQKSGVHIKKCRYLENSGCVGMCVNMCKIPTQDFFTNEFGLPLTMIPNFEDMSCDMVYGQAPPPFEEDPVSKQPCYAEICSVSTPSSSVCPKLQS; from the exons ATGGTGGTTCTGAGCTTCCAAGTTGTGCTTCCAACCCCTTCACCACAACAGCAGCACCGCAGAACTGTAAGAAATGGCAATGGCGGCAACAGGAATAACGTCACGTGGTGTGGGATAGCGGAACCTTCCGGTGAGCCTGCTCCTTTGGGACAGAAGACGCGTTACAATGACAGCGTGTTGGAGAAGGCGTTCATGACTCTGTTTGCAAGAAAGATGGAGAAGTTCGCAGAACCtgtgaaagagaagaagaagaaggaggagaaggagaagaagggttTGTGGGATTGGGGTTATGACTACGAGAGTTTCGTGAATGTGTCGAAGAGGGTCATGGAGCGTAGGTCACGTGCTCAGCAGCAGGAAGTTGTTAGAGAAGTTCTCTTGTCCATGCTTCCTCCAGGTGCGCCTGCTCAG TTCAGGAAACTGTTTCCACCAACAAAATGGGCTGCAGAGTTTAATGCTGCATTGACAGTGCCTTTCTTCCATTGGTTAGTTGGGCCTTCTGAG GTTGTGGAAGTAGAGGTAAATGGGGTGAAGCAAAAAAGTGGCGTCCATATAAAGAAATGCAG GTACTTGGAGAACAGTGGCTGTGTGGGAATGTGCGTCAATATGTGCAAGATTCCTACCCAAGATTTTTTCACTAACGAATTCGGACTTCCATTGACAATGATTCCAA ATTTTGAAGATATGAGTTGTGATATGGTGTATGGCCAAGCCCCACCCCCATTTGAAGAGGACCCAGTTTCAAAACAACCTTGTTATGCAGAAATCT GTTCTGTTTCAACTCCAAGTTCCAGTGTGTGTCCTAAACTACAATCTTGA
- the LOC112795584 gene encoding large ribosomal subunit protein uL11c, with translation MALTLFTPSSLCSSSSSSLFSVPVKFSLNPQTNISLRFTTTKSPLPHRRRFNVIAMAPPKPGGKAKKVVGIIKLALEAGKATPAPPVGPALGSKGVNIMAFCKDYNARTADKAGYVIPVEITVFDDKSFTFILKTPPASVLLLKAAGVEKGSKDPQMQKVGKITIDQLRAIATEKLPDLNCSTIESAMRIIAGTAANMGIDVDPPVLEPKKKELV, from the exons ATGGCTTTAACCCTCTTCACCCCCTCTTCactctgttcttcttcttcttcttctctcttttctgttCCCGTCAAATTTTCCCTAAACccccaaaccaacatctctctCCGGTTCACTACAACCAAAAGCCCTCTTCCACATAGAAGACGCTTCAATGTCATTGCCATGGCTCCCCCTAAGCCCGGTGGCAAAGCCAAGAAAG TTGTGGGAATCATCAAGTTGGCTCTGGAAGCTGGGAAAGCCACTCCTGCTCCTCCGGTTGGACCGGCTCTCGGTTCAAAGGGTGTCAACATTATGGCTTTTTGTAAGGATTACAATGCCAGGACTGCCGACAAGGCCGGTTATGTCATTCCTGTCGAAATCACAGTATTTGAT GATAAGAGCTTTACTTTCATATTGAAGACTCCACCTGCTTCGGTTCTACTACTTAAGGCTGCCG GAGTGGAAAAGGGTTCGAAAGACCCGCAGATGCAAAAAGTAGGTAAGATCACGATTGACCAATTGCGAGCAATTGCTACTGAAAAGTTGCCAGACTTGAATTGCTCGACTATCGAATCTGCTATGAGAATAATAGCAGGCACTGCAGCAAATATGGGAATTGATGTTGATCCTCCTGTTCTTGAACCCAAGAAAAAGGAACTTGTGTAA
- the LOC112795585 gene encoding uncharacterized protein, translated as MDSFSSPSPGSSQQMSAQDLKKQLQSQLALEYAQQFLETVRGKCFEKCITKPGSSLSGSESSCISRCVDRYIEATGIISKALFGGSQH; from the exons ATGGATTCATTCTCAAGTCCTTCGCCTGGATCGTCGCAGCAAATGTCGGCGCAAGATCTCAAGAAACAGCTCCAGAGCCAGCTCGCCTTGGAATATGCTCAGCAATTTCTCGAG ACAGTGAGAGGAAAGTGTTTTGAGAAGTGCATCACAAAACCAGGTTCAAGTCTCAGCGGGAGCGAAAGCAGTTGCATCTCTAGGTGTGTTGACCGATACATCGAGGCCACCGGCATAATTAGCAAGGCGTTATTTGGAGGGTCACAACATTGA